GTGCGAGGCATAGTCACTTCGCATCAAGGCCCATGAGACCGGGGAATTTCAAGCCCCTGCCTCCTGGGCCTTCGTGCTGGTCGCTGTTCTCTCGCCCGTGGAAACTCTTGGTCAACGAAATAAACGGAGTCCGTCTGATACCGACTCCGATTGAATGGGCTGCAAAGCCCGCTGGGTCCGGGCGGATGCGACCCGGGGCGGCGCCCGCGCTAGCCGCCGAGGTAGGCGTGCAGCACGCGCTCGTCGTTGACGAGCTGGGCGCTGTCGCCCGTGAAGGTCATCTGCCCGGCTTCCAGCACGTACGTGCGGTGCGAGGCGTTCATGGCGAGTTTGGCGTTCTGCTCGACCAGCAGGATGGTGGTGCCCTGGGCGTTCAGGTCGCGGATGATGCTGAAGATCTCGCGCACGATGATCGGGGCGAGGCCCAAGCTGGGTTCGTCCAGCAGCAGCAGCCGGGGGCGGCTCATCAGGGCGCGGGCAATGGCCAGCATCTGCTGCTCACCCCCCGAGAGCGTGCCTGCCAGCTGGTCCCTGCGTTCACCCAGTCGCGGGAACCGTTCGTACATCTCGTGCATGTCGGCCTTCACGCTGGGGCCCCGGCGGGTGTACGCGCCGAGTTCCAGGTTGTCCTGGATGCTCTGCCGGGCCAGTACCTGCCGTCCCTCGGGGCTCTGCGCGATGCCGAGTTTCACGGCCTCGTCGGCGGGCAGGCGGGTGATGTCGCGTCCCCCGAAGCGGATGGTGCCCGACAGGGGCTTCATGAGCCGCGAGACGGCGCGCAGGGTGGTGGTCTTGCCCGCGCCGTTCGCGCCGATCAGGGTGACGACCTCGCCCTCCTCGACGGTCAGGGACAGGCCCCGCACCGCCTGGATGGCGCCGTAGTTCACGTTCAGGTTCTCGATTTCCAGCAGGGCCATCATTCGCCTCCCAGGTACGCTTCGATCACTTTCGGGTCGCGTTGCACCTCGGCCGGGTTGCCCACGGCGATCAGCTGCCCGAAATTCAGGACGGCCACCCGGTCGCACAGGTTCATGACCAGCGGCACGTGGTGCTCGATGACGAGCACGGTCAGGTCGAACTGGTCGCGTACCTGCCGGATGAAGCCGGTCAGCTGCCCCTTCTCGCTGGTGTTCATGCCGGCGGCCGGTTCGTCGAGCAGCAGGACGCGCGGTTCGGTCGCCAGGGCGCGGGCGATCTCCAGTCGGCGCTGGTCGCCGTAACTGAAGTTCGCGGCCAGCTCCCCGGCGCGGTCGCCCATGCCCACGAGGTCCAGCAGCTCCCACGCGCGGGCCTCGACCTTCGCCTCCTCGGCCCTCGCGCCGCCGAACACGCCGCGCCACAGTCCGGCGTCCGTGCGGGCGTGCTGCGCGATCTTCACGTTCTCCAGCGCGGTCAGGCCGCGGAACAGGCGGATGTTCTGGAAGGTGCGGCTCAGGCCCAGCGCGGCCACGCGGTTGGGTTGCAGGCCCGTGACCGTCTGCCCGCGGTACGTCAGGGTGCCGCTCGACGGTGGGGTGAGGCCGGTCATCAGGTTGAACAGCGTGGTCTTGCCCGCGCCGTTCGGGCCGATCAGCCCGAAGATCTCGCCCTCGCGGACGTCGAAGGACACGTCGTTCACGGCGATCAGGCCACCGAAGCGGCGGGTCATGTGGCGGGCCTCGAGCACCACGCTCCCTGAAGAAGTGGCGGCGGTCATGGCGTCACCTCGGCGGGCTTGACGGGAGTGGGCCGCTGCGGCGGTCGGGGACGGCCCAGCCTCTCCAGGGCGCCCACGATGCCCTGCGGCAGGTACAGGCTCGCCACGACCAGCACCAGCCCGTTGATCACGAGGCGCCAGTCCGCGAGGAAGCGCAGCACTTCCGGCACGGCGGTCAGCAGCGCGCCGCCCACCACGGGGCCCCAGATGTTGCGGCTCCCGCCGATCAGCACGAAGGCCAGCGTGGCGATGCTGGCGTCGAAGGTGCCCTGCTTGGCGTTCCAGGTGTTCAGGAACGGGGCGCTCATGGCGCCCACGATGCCGGCCAGGACCGCGCCGATCACGAAGGCCAGCACCTTGTACTGCGTGGGCGGCACGCCCATGGCGTCGGCGGCCAGTTCGTCCTCGCGGATGGCGCGCAGCGCGCGGCCCACCCGCGAGCGTTCCAGCTGCCGCGCGAACAGCAGGGTCAGGATCAGCAGCGGCCCGAAGATGAACACGTACTGCCAGCGGTCCTGAAAGCCGAACGCCTGCGGAATGCCGAAGATGCCGACCGCGCCGCCCGTGAAAGTCAGGTTCAGGGACACGACCCGCAGGATCTCCACGAACGCGATGGTCGCCAGCGCCAGGTAGATGCCGCGCAGCCGCAGCGCCGGGACGCCCACCAGCAGCCCCAGCAGGCCCGCCAGGACCGCCGCGGCCAGCCACGTCAGCGGGAACATGGCGTTCCCCAGCGTGTCGCGCAGGCCCGCGAAGGCCGGGTTGGTCAGCAGGATGGCGGCCACGTACCCGCCCAGCGCGTAGAAACCCGGGCTGGCGAGGCTCAGTTGCCCCGCCTGCAGCGGGAAGTACAGGCTCAGGCCCAGCAGGCCCGCCTGGAGCATGGTCACGATCAGGAACCCGTACGTCGAGAGGAAATCAGTCATGCTTACACCTTCTGGATGGCCGCGCGGCCCAGCAGGCCCTGGGGCCGCACGAGCAGGATGACGAACAGCAGCGCGAACGCCACGGCGTCCTTGTACGCCGAGAATTCCGGCGGGACGAAGGCCTCGGCCAGCCCGATCACCAGGCCGCCCGCGACCGCGCCGGGAATGCTGCCCAGGCCGCCCAGCACGATCACGGCCAGGCCCTTGAGGCCGTACACCACCCCGAAGTACGGGCCGGCCACGCCGAACGCCGTGCCGACCAGCGTGCCCGCCAGGCCGCCCAGGAAGCCGGACAGGAAGAACGTGATCAGGATGAAGCGGTCCACGCTGATGCCCAGCAGGCTGGCGGTCGTGGGGCTTTCCGCCACGGCCCGCAGCGCCTTGCCGATCTTCGTGCGGCCGATCACGTACCCCAGGATGACCAGCATGACCAGACTGACCGCGAAGATGATGACCTGCACGGTGCGGATGATGACGATCTTGCCGCCCAGCGTGAACGACAGCGCGGGCGGCGTGTCCCCGTACGCGTCCGACGGGAAGTTATAGATTTCCGCGCCCACAAGCAGCTGGATCAGGTTCACGATGACCAGCGCCACGCCCAGCGAACTGACCAGCGCCAGCAGCGGATCGGCGCCGCGCGACCGCATGGGCCGGAACGCCAGCCGCTCGATCAGCACGGCGACCAGGCCCGCCAGGGTGGCGCCCAGCAGCGTGGCGAGCGCGAAGGTCAGCGGTTGCCCCGAGAAGGGCGAGCCGTCCGGGAACAGGTTCACGCCCTTGAGCAGGCCGTTGTTCTCGAACTGCCCGACGACCAGCGTGTACGTGAAGTACGCGCCCAGCGTGAACACCGCGCCGTGCGCGAAGTTGATGATGCCCAGAATCGAGAACACCAGCGTGTACCCCAGCGCGAAGATGGCGTACACGCTCCCGATCGCCAGGCCGTTCATGAGGTTCTGAATGAACTGACTCAGCTCCATGGAAGCTCCTTTCAGGAGAACGCCGTCAGCGTCCAGGGGCTGACGGCGGGGAAGGACGTGACCCGGCGGCAGCGGGCCGGCCGGGCCTGAGGCTTACTTCAGGTACACGAACGAGCCGGTCTTGGCGTCCTTCATCCTGATCTGCGCGACGTAGAACTCCTTCTGGATGACCTCGCCCTCCTTGTCGAAGGCGATGGGGCCCAGCGGCGTGTTGTACTTGCCGAGCAGGATCTGCTTGTTCAGTTCGGCACGCAGGTCGTCCAGGTCCCAGGTGTTCAGTTTCTTCTTCCGGTCGATGACCTTCAGGGCCTCGACCATGACCTGCACGCCCGCGTAGGCCTGCGCGGCGAACTGCGGCGGGGCTTTCTTGTACTGCGCGGTGTACTCCTTGACGAACACCTGGTTGGCGGCGCTGGGCTGCGCGGGGCTGTACGCCTGCGCGATGATCACGCCGTCGCAGAGTTTCTGGCAGACGGGGAACATGTTGCTGGTGTTCAGGCCGTTCCCGCCGATGATCAGGCCCTTGTACCCCAGCTGCCGGAGCTGCTTGACGAGGTTCCCGCCGTCCGCCGCGAGGCCGGAGATGATCACGAGGTCCACCTTGGCGTTCAGGACGGCCGTGACCTGCGTGGTGAAGTCCGTGTCGGTCGTCTGGAACTTCTGCACCGTGGCGACGGTCAGGCCCTGGTCCTTGGCGGTCTGCTGGAAGGTGCCGGTCTCGCTGGTCGAGAAGGCGTCGTTCTGCGCGTACAGCACGGCGACTTCCTTGATCTTGGGGTCGAGTTTCAGGGCCTGCCGCACGGCGTTCGGCGCGACGACCGACACCGGCGCGGACACCCGCGCGATGAAGTTCCCGATCTGCGGGATGCCCTTGGCGGTGTTGCTGGGTCCCAGGACCGGTACTCTGGCGCGCTCGGCGATGGGATCAGACGCGAAGGCCTGCTGCGACAGGGTCGGCCCGACGATGCCCAGCACGCGGTCCTTGGTGATCAGGTTCTGGAAGGCGTTGATGGCGCCGGCCTCGTCGCCGCCAGTGTCCTGGAAGACCAGTTTGAAGGGCGTGCCGTTGATGCCGCCGCGGCCGTTCAGGAACTTCTCGGCGAATTTCGCGCCGATCACCTGCTCCTGGCCCAGCAGGGCGGTGTTGCTGGTCTGAGCGACCGCCACCCCGATGCTGATGGTCTCGACCTTCTGCGCCTGCGCGCCGAGGCTCAGGCTGAGGGCCAGCGTGGCCCCCAGGGCGGGACGGATGAACGAGGACAGCTGGGAACGGCGTTGAGCGGGGTGACGCATGGCGACTCCTTGGTACGGGCGCGGGGGGCCGGTGTCTCCGGCCTGCGCTGGAACGCAGTCCGCTGCGGGAGCGCGGCGTCGGTGCCGGGCGCAGCGGGCTTGTGTTGTGGGACAGGGCGAGTGTAGGCTGGGCTCACCTTTCAAGTCAACTGTTCGAATGTTCAGACCATTGAACCCGGTACAAACTTCCTGTGGCCGCGCCGCCCCTTCCCACACGCCCTTCCCGCACCGACCCCCGCTCTGCCAGACTGCCCCTGCCCGCCCCCCCCACCTCGTTCCCCGCCCCCCGCACCCCCCGGAGCGCGCATGACCGCCACCCGCCCCGCCACCCCCGCAGCCCCCGCCGGCCCCCGCCGCCTCGGGCTGCGCACCAGGGCCCTGCTCATCACGGTCCTGCCCGTCCTCACGCTGGGCCTGCTCATCACCCTGATCCTCACCCTGCAGCGCCGCGCGGAACTGGGCACCATCTCCCGCGCCGTCAGCCACACCGCCGCCAGCCTGCTCGCCTCCACCCTGGACGTGCAGGACCTGAACCTCGTCGCCACGCAACTCCGCGCCGCCGTCGCCGCCCCCGACGTGGCCTTCGTGGACGTCCAACCCGCCGGGAACACCCTCCGCTTCTTCACCAGCGACACCCCCGACACCGACTGGCACCTGCGCGACCAGCTCGACACCCACCAGCGCGCCCACCCCGGCCAGACCCACCTGACCCTCCCCGACACCCGCGCCGACGCCTACCAGCGCGCCCTGAACGCCCTGCAACCCGGCACGCCCCCCAGCGTCCGCGACCACCTGCAGGCCCGCCTGGACACCCTGCAGGCCACCGGCGGGCACCCCACCACCTACGAACTGACCACCCTGGACGTGTACGAAACGCCGTTCGGCACCCGCGCCCTGCGCCTCCCCGGCGACCCCGCCCCCCCCGGCCAGCTGCTGTTCCGCCTGGGCATCGGCGTCACCCTGAACGACATGAACCTCGCCCTGCAACGGCAACTGAGCCTCGTGCTGCTCGCCTGCGCCCTGACCGCCCTGCTCGCCGCGTACGCCGCGTGGCGCGCCGTGCGCCGCCCCCTGCACGTCATCCTGGCCATCACGGACGCCGCGCAGCACGCCAGCCTCGGGCACCTGGGCGACCCCATCAGCGTCACCCCCGGCGGCCGCCCCGACGAACTCACGGACCTGGTCACCGCCATCGAACGCCTGCGCGTCAGCCTGCACCTCGCCCTGACCCGCCTGCGCCCCGGAAACCGCCCATGAGCGACCCGGCCCCCACCTTCACCGCCGACACCCTCGAGAAACGCTCCCTGGGCGAACACATCGCCGCGCACCTGCAAGAACTCCTGCTCGACGGCCGCCTGAAACCCGGCGACACCCTCCCCAGCCAGCGGGAACTCGCGCAGCAGTACGGCACCAGCGTCGCCGCCGTCCGCGAAGCGATCTCCATCCTCTCCGCCAGCGGCGTCCTCGACGCCCGCCCCGGCCGCGGCACCGTCATCCTGCCCGTCACGCAGCAGGCCCCCAGCATCAACCTCTGGCTGGGCGCCGTGCACGACGAGGCCGAAGCGCACGCCTTCCTCGACACCCGGCAGGCCCTCGAACACTACACGATTGCCCGCGCCGCCCGGCACGCCACGCCCGAACAGCACGCCGACCTGCTCTCTCACCTGCACCGCATGCGCGACGCGCAGGGCGAACCCGAAGCGTTCATCCAGGCCGACCTCGCCCTGCACATGGCCATCGCCCAGGCCGCCGGGAACCCCGTCGTGCTGCGCCTCCTGCGCGCCATCCACATGCCCCTGGCGAACCTGCTGCGCGCCATCAGCACCGACCTCATGCACGCCGGCCGCTTCCCCGCCCTGTACACCACGCACGAACAGATCATCCACGGCATCATCCGCCGCGACCCCCACGCCGCCACGCAGGCGTTCGACCACATGCTCGACCAGACCACCGAAGGCGGCACCCTGGAACGCGCCCTCGGCCACCCCGAACGGCCCGACCCCCCCCTCGGCCCCCCCTTCCTGGAAGACCTGCACTGGAACCTCACCCGCCTCATCGGCCCCATGGCCGACATCCTGATCCCCGAAGCCGCCAGCGAACTCGGCCTCGACCCCGACGCCCTGACCCGCACCCACCTGCCCCGCTACCTCGGCAACCTCGCCCGGCAACTCCCCGACGGCAAACAGGCCGAATGGGCCGCCCTGAGCGGACTATTGGAGAAGCGGTACGGGTGACCTGCCTGCCCTACGTCATCTGACGCAGGGCAGCGGGAGGGAAGCGCCCTACACTGAACCCATGATCTGGCGCGACGACACGCAGTAGGCCCCACCGGAGGGGGCCTAACATGGCCAGAAGCATCTGGAAGCGGGAGCGCCACGCTCGCCGCATTACCGCCCGTCGCCTCAACCTTCAGCTGTACGGATTCAAGTTCAGAAACTGGTCCTCGCCAGAGGTGGAGCAGGCATGGCCGCGCGCCTGCTGGACACTGATCGGCCAGTTTGATCAGCGCTGGGAGGCGCAGGTGTGCGCCTCACGACACCCGGGCTCCCGGCTGCTCACCATCCGCCGAACTCGCAAGGGTCGAACCCGGATCATCTGCCACCGGGTCGGCTACGTCCAGCGACGGGGAGCTCCCTTTCGCACGGCGGCGATGACCTGGGAACTGCAGGAAGTCCAGCGTGAGTACGAGAATCGCCTCGCGCGGCGCGTTCTTCAGCATGGTGGGCTCAGAGGCGGTGTCTCCGCCGCAACACGAAAGTATCGTCAACGCTGGCGGCGAGCCGGCCGGGAAGCCTGCCGACTGGCCCTGCTGGGCCAGATCGACCGGGCCGATGATCTCGACCCCCAGCCGCGGCGACTGGGGGTGGACTGGGAACTGTAAACGCTTCAGGTTATGAACGTCCCGCCCGCTGCTCCTGCACGAACGTCAGGAACGCCTCGCGCTCCAGCGTGTTCACCACGTGCGCCGGTGTCAGGCCGGCCTTGCGGGCGACCATCACGCCGTATTTCGCGTCTTTCAGGCCGCCCGGCACGTGGGCGTCAGTGTTGATGGCGAACGTCACGCGGTCACGCCACGTCAGGGCGATCCGCCAGTCGATGTCCAGGCGGTAGGCGTTCGCGTTGATCTCGACGACCGTGCCGCGCTCGGCGCAGGCGGCCATGACGGCGTCCATGTCGAGGGCGTAGCCGGGGCGGCGCAGCAGCAGGCGGCCCGTGGGGTGCCCGAGGATGGTGACGAGGGGGTGGCTGGCGGCCCGGATCAGGCGTTCGGTCTGCCGCTCGGGGCTCAGCGTGAACAGGCTGTGGACGCTGGCGACCACGTAATCCAGTTCGGCCAGCACGTCGTCCGGGTAGTCCAGGGTGCCGTCGTCGAGGATGTCCACCTCGGCGCCCGCCACCAGGGGCACGCCCGCCGCCTGCAACTCGCGGATTTCCTTCAGTTGCGCCTGGAGGCGTTCGATGCTCAGGCCGTTCGCGTAGTGCGCGGCGCGCGAGTGGTCGCCGGTGCCCAGGAAGCCGTGGCCCAGGCGGACGGTCTCGGCGGCCATGTCGGCAATGCTGGCCGCGCCGTCCGACCACGTGGAGTGCGTGTGCAGCATGCCGCGCAGGTCGCCCACCGTCACGAGCTGGTCCGGGTGGGGGAGGGCTTCCCACACCCCGTCATGCTCGGGCTCGCGGTACTCGGCGGGCCGCAGGGGCAGCCCCAGGGCCTTCATGACGTCGGCCTCGGTGGGCGTGTCCAGCCCCTCACCGCCGCGCTTCAGGCCCCGCCCGCTCAGGTCGAAGCCCCGCGCCGACGCCTCTGCTCGCAGCGATTCGCGGTACGCGGTGCCCCCGCCCATCATCAGGTCCAGTGCACCCCGGACGCCCGGCGTGGGCGCGTACGCCACCTCGACCGGCACGCCGTCCACGCGGCCCGCGAACAGGGGTTTCTTCTCGACCGGGTCAAGGCCCTCGACCACGCCAGCCAGCCGCTCCTGCACCCCCTCGGGCGTGGCAGTCACGGTCACGCGCGCCACCCGCACCGTGTCCAGACCCCGCCGCACATCCCCCGACACCTGCGGCTCCAGGCCGTCCAGCACCCGGCACAGGCCCTCGGCGACCTCCAGCGCCGTGCTCAGGTGCTGCCGTTCCTGCGCGCCCAGCGCGAACTCCACCGCCTCCAGGAACGACGCCGCACTCTTCGCCCCGAACCCCTTCAGGCCCGCCACGCGCCCGTCCCGGCACGCCTCCCGCAGCCCCTCCAGCGAATCGATCCCCGCATCCCACAACGCCCGGATCTTCTTCGGCCCCAGCCCCCGCACCCGGAACAGACTCAGCACACCCGCCGGAATCAGACTCGCGGCGTCCTCCAGCGGACCGAACACCCCCGTCCGCACGTACTCCAGCAGGTCCGCCGCAATCGCCTTCCCGACCTTCGGGATACCCGCGAACGCCCGCGCGGCGAGCACATCCACCTCATCCTGCACGCCCTCCAGGCTGCGCGCCGCACTCCGGAACGCCTGCGCCCGGAACGGATCATCCCCCACCCCCAGCAGATCCAGCAGATCCGCCGTGGTCTTCAGCACCCCCACCAGGGACTTCTTCGTGACTTCCATGCACCCAGAGTACGGGGGAAGCGGGAGTCGGCGGGTGCGCCGAACGCCTGACCAGCCGGGCCGGTGGGCGACCCCTCAGGCCGCTGCGCCGCCAGCTCCCCTCAAGGGGAGCCAGGAGCTTCTGCCTTACCCGTGCCGGACGCGCCCGGCATACGTGACGATCCGGCCGCCGACGTCGTGAATCTGCTTGATGGCGTCGGTGAAGCGGGAGCCGACCTCTTCAGGTCTGTGGGCGTCGCTGCCCAGCACGAAGGGGATGCCGCGCTCGGCGGCGGCGCGGGTCAGGTCCGGGGCGGGGTACGCCTCGGCGACGGGCTTACGCCACCCGGCGGTGTTGAAGTCCAGCGCGAGGCCGCGTTCGGCGATCACGTCCAGCGCGTGCAGCGCGGCGTACCCTTCGGGGTCGCGGTGCCCGAACTTCTTGGGCAGGTCCAGGTGCCCGATGGAGTCGAACAGGCCGGATTTCGCGGCGCCCTCGGCCAGCGCGTAGTAGTCGCGGTACAGGCCCGCAAGGTCGCGGCTGTCGTACTCCGCGACAAATTCCGGGTTGTCGAAGCCCCACGCGCCGATGTAGTGAATGCTGCCGATCACGTAATCCCACGGGTGCGCGCCCAGCACCTCCTCCACGAAGCGTTCCGTGCCGGGGTGGAAGTCCGCCTCCAGGCCCAGGCGCACGTCCAGCCGCCCCGCGAACTCGGCCTGCACGGCCCGCACGTCCGCCACGTACTGCGCCAGCTGATCCAGGCGCATGCGCCACGGCGCGTCGTACCACGCGGGCATCGGCATGTGATCCGTGAAGCAGATCCCCGCCAGTCCGGCGTCCAGCGCCGCCTGGGCGTACTCGCGGGGCAAGCCGCTCGCGTGCCCGCACAGGGGCGTGTGCATATGAGAATCGAACAGCGGAGCCGTCATGCCATACAGGGTACGGCAGCCCCGTAGGTTCTTCAGGCCAGCCAGCCGCCCGGGAAGCGGGTGGCGGGGTGGATGCCCTGCGCGGCGCGGAGCATGTCGGGCCACTGTTCGG
Above is a genomic segment from Deinococcus depolymerans containing:
- a CDS encoding ABC transporter ATP-binding protein, whose amino-acid sequence is MALLEIENLNVNYGAIQAVRGLSLTVEEGEVVTLIGANGAGKTTTLRAVSRLMKPLSGTIRFGGRDITRLPADEAVKLGIAQSPEGRQVLARQSIQDNLELGAYTRRGPSVKADMHEMYERFPRLGERRDQLAGTLSGGEQQMLAIARALMSRPRLLLLDEPSLGLAPIIVREIFSIIRDLNAQGTTILLVEQNAKLAMNASHRTYVLEAGQMTFTGDSAQLVNDERVLHAYLGG
- a CDS encoding ABC transporter ATP-binding protein encodes the protein MTAATSSGSVVLEARHMTRRFGGLIAVNDVSFDVREGEIFGLIGPNGAGKTTLFNLMTGLTPPSSGTLTYRGQTVTGLQPNRVAALGLSRTFQNIRLFRGLTALENVKIAQHARTDAGLWRGVFGGARAEEAKVEARAWELLDLVGMGDRAGELAANFSYGDQRRLEIARALATEPRVLLLDEPAAGMNTSEKGQLTGFIRQVRDQFDLTVLVIEHHVPLVMNLCDRVAVLNFGQLIAVGNPAEVQRDPKVIEAYLGGE
- a CDS encoding branched-chain amino acid ABC transporter permease, which produces MTDFLSTYGFLIVTMLQAGLLGLSLYFPLQAGQLSLASPGFYALGGYVAAILLTNPAFAGLRDTLGNAMFPLTWLAAAVLAGLLGLLVGVPALRLRGIYLALATIAFVEILRVVSLNLTFTGGAVGIFGIPQAFGFQDRWQYVFIFGPLLILTLLFARQLERSRVGRALRAIREDELAADAMGVPPTQYKVLAFVIGAVLAGIVGAMSAPFLNTWNAKQGTFDASIATLAFVLIGGSRNIWGPVVGGALLTAVPEVLRFLADWRLVINGLVLVVASLYLPQGIVGALERLGRPRPPQRPTPVKPAEVTP
- a CDS encoding branched-chain amino acid ABC transporter permease; translated protein: MELSQFIQNLMNGLAIGSVYAIFALGYTLVFSILGIINFAHGAVFTLGAYFTYTLVVGQFENNGLLKGVNLFPDGSPFSGQPLTFALATLLGATLAGLVAVLIERLAFRPMRSRGADPLLALVSSLGVALVIVNLIQLLVGAEIYNFPSDAYGDTPPALSFTLGGKIVIIRTVQVIIFAVSLVMLVILGYVIGRTKIGKALRAVAESPTTASLLGISVDRFILITFFLSGFLGGLAGTLVGTAFGVAGPYFGVVYGLKGLAVIVLGGLGSIPGAVAGGLVIGLAEAFVPPEFSAYKDAVAFALLFVILLVRPQGLLGRAAIQKV
- a CDS encoding ABC transporter substrate-binding protein, with product MRHPAQRRSQLSSFIRPALGATLALSLSLGAQAQKVETISIGVAVAQTSNTALLGQEQVIGAKFAEKFLNGRGGINGTPFKLVFQDTGGDEAGAINAFQNLITKDRVLGIVGPTLSQQAFASDPIAERARVPVLGPSNTAKGIPQIGNFIARVSAPVSVVAPNAVRQALKLDPKIKEVAVLYAQNDAFSTSETGTFQQTAKDQGLTVATVQKFQTTDTDFTTQVTAVLNAKVDLVIISGLAADGGNLVKQLRQLGYKGLIIGGNGLNTSNMFPVCQKLCDGVIIAQAYSPAQPSAANQVFVKEYTAQYKKAPPQFAAQAYAGVQVMVEALKVIDRKKKLNTWDLDDLRAELNKQILLGKYNTPLGPIAFDKEGEVIQKEFYVAQIRMKDAKTGSFVYLK
- a CDS encoding FadR/GntR family transcriptional regulator; protein product: MSDPAPTFTADTLEKRSLGEHIAAHLQELLLDGRLKPGDTLPSQRELAQQYGTSVAAVREAISILSASGVLDARPGRGTVILPVTQQAPSINLWLGAVHDEAEAHAFLDTRQALEHYTIARAARHATPEQHADLLSHLHRMRDAQGEPEAFIQADLALHMAIAQAAGNPVVLRLLRAIHMPLANLLRAISTDLMHAGRFPALYTTHEQIIHGIIRRDPHAATQAFDHMLDQTTEGGTLERALGHPERPDPPLGPPFLEDLHWNLTRLIGPMADILIPEAASELGLDPDALTRTHLPRYLGNLARQLPDGKQAEWAALSGLLEKRYG
- a CDS encoding helix-hairpin-helix domain-containing protein, whose translation is MEVTKKSLVGVLKTTADLLDLLGVGDDPFRAQAFRSAARSLEGVQDEVDVLAARAFAGIPKVGKAIAADLLEYVRTGVFGPLEDAASLIPAGVLSLFRVRGLGPKKIRALWDAGIDSLEGLREACRDGRVAGLKGFGAKSAASFLEAVEFALGAQERQHLSTALEVAEGLCRVLDGLEPQVSGDVRRGLDTVRVARVTVTATPEGVQERLAGVVEGLDPVEKKPLFAGRVDGVPVEVAYAPTPGVRGALDLMMGGGTAYRESLRAEASARGFDLSGRGLKRGGEGLDTPTEADVMKALGLPLRPAEYREPEHDGVWEALPHPDQLVTVGDLRGMLHTHSTWSDGAASIADMAAETVRLGHGFLGTGDHSRAAHYANGLSIERLQAQLKEIRELQAAGVPLVAGAEVDILDDGTLDYPDDVLAELDYVVASVHSLFTLSPERQTERLIRAASHPLVTILGHPTGRLLLRRPGYALDMDAVMAACAERGTVVEINANAYRLDIDWRIALTWRDRVTFAINTDAHVPGGLKDAKYGVMVARKAGLTPAHVVNTLEREAFLTFVQEQRAGRS
- a CDS encoding histidinol-phosphatase codes for the protein MTAPLFDSHMHTPLCGHASGLPREYAQAALDAGLAGICFTDHMPMPAWYDAPWRMRLDQLAQYVADVRAVQAEFAGRLDVRLGLEADFHPGTERFVEEVLGAHPWDYVIGSIHYIGAWGFDNPEFVAEYDSRDLAGLYRDYYALAEGAAKSGLFDSIGHLDLPKKFGHRDPEGYAALHALDVIAERGLALDFNTAGWRKPVAEAYPAPDLTRAAAERGIPFVLGSDAHRPEEVGSRFTDAIKQIHDVGGRIVTYAGRVRHG